The DNA segment tcTGCGCTGCACGACCGTGTGCCACAGCAGCGTGTCAGTGAGCAGGGAACAGCATGGGGCAGCCGGCggggtgctgctgtgctgccaggctgTGGCTCATGGATGTCAACTCAGCACAGCTAGCCAGTGCCCCTGGCCCACTGGGCACCCTGACACCCATGGCAGGAGCCCACCCACCATGGTGACCCTGGCAGGAGCCCTATAAGTGTTGGGAAGAACTGCTTCTCCAACTGCCCACAGATGCTTGGGCTCCTGCCAGCGATATCAGcctgtccctccctccctccttcctgcccaccctcctcctgggctgggaccagcagagccagcaggctGTGGGAGCCGTGGCGGGGTTCCCAGCGCCGCCACCGCCCTGTGTGCCTGGCTGGGCGACCACTGGGACAGGACGAGCTCTGCCTTGCCACCGGACTGGGTCAGTATGGGAGCGGTGGTGGCCAGGACACCCCCCTGGgactcagcagagctggggctgtgccaggagaTGCAACGAGGCCGGTGAGCGGGGCGCGtgcggcggggggcagccccaTGGGGCTTTGTCCGCCTGAGGTGCCAGGCCAGCATGGAGCCAGCCAGCGCCTTCCCCAATGCCTCTGGTAACAGCAGCGACACCAGCAGTGCCCCGCACTCgcctgcagccacagggctcatcctgctggctgccctggccatcctgctggccacgctggtGGGCAACGCGCTGGTGGTGGTGGCCATCTCCACCAGCCGGGCTCTGCGGGCTCCGCAGAACCTTTTCCTGGTGTCCCTGGCCTCGGCGGACATCCTGGTGGCTGTCCTTGTCCTGCCCTTCTCGCTGGCCAACGAGGTGATGGGCTACTGGTACTTTGGTGGCCTGTGGTGCAGCCTGTACCTGGCGCTGGACGTGCTGCTCTGCACCGCTTCCATCGGGCACCTCTGCGCCATCAGCCTCGACCGCTACTGGGCTGTCACCCGGGCAGCCCGGCTTAACCTGCGCCGCAGCCCCGGGCGGGTGAAGGGGATGATTGGGGCAgtctgggcagcagcagccctggtggCATTGCCACCGCTCCTGCAGGCCCGGCCGGTGGGCCAGAAATGCCAGCTGAGCCAGGAGACATGGTACGTGCTGGCCTCCTGCGCCGCCTCCTTCTTCGCCCCCTGCCTTGTTATGGTCACCGTCTACTGCCGCATCTACCACCTGACCGCCCGGCGGACGGCAGCCCTCCTTGCCCCCCATTCCCCACGCCCCGCTGGCACCGGCAAGAAGGGAACAGGGCTCAGGATGCCGGGCTGGCGGCGCCAGAGCCAGCACCAGAGCGTGTTGCTGTGCCGCCGGCGGCTGGTGCAGGCACAGGAGCGGCGCTTCACCGTCGTGCTGGCCGTGGTGATGGGGAcctttgtgctgtgctggttCCCCTTCTTCTTCACCTACAGCCTGGGCGCTGTCTGTGGGGAGGGCTGCCGTGTCTCCAAGCCTCTCTTCAGCTTCTTCTTCTGGATCGGTTACTGCAACAGCAGCCTCAACCCCCTCATCTACACCCTCTTCAACCGGGACTTCCGCGCTGCTTTCCGCCGGCTTCTGGCTGTCCCCCGCTGGCACCGCACCTAGGGCCCCACTGTGACACTGGGGACATGGCCCCCAGCCTGGCATGGACCCTGGACTGCAGTGCCAGTGTGCATCTTGAGGTACTTTTGGAAACATGGGGTTGAATAAAATGAGGCCAAAGCCTGCACCCCGGGCTGGCGTCTGCCTCTGGGGAGCCCAGCAAGCAGCACCCATCGCCAGCACCCTCACAATATGGGTGATTTGCTGGTGGTGACAACTCACCGTGGCAGTTCCAGCAAGCACCagtcctccctgctgccaggcagacCTCAGCATCTCCTTGTGTGGGGGACAgagcccacagctgctgtgggggTGACAAAGCCCCCCATGTGGCAGCATTACCGGCACTGGGCTGAGCTGACCATGCCCCTGTAACAGCCCAGTCTGAGCCCTGTGCCCCTCTCCTGGGGCTGGCCCCTatggctgcccaccagcacaTAGCTGTGCCACGCCACGGGGGCTCTGAGGGGGCATGTGCACACCCCATGGAGGGGTACAAGGGGTGCTGGGCTAGGGTGGGATACCCCATGTCCTGCTCTGGGGCTCCACCAGGATCTTGttgcaggagggaaaggaggaatggCATCCCGGTGCTGGAAAGGCTGTTCTCCCCTGTGAGAGTGTGGGGGATGGGACCTCACGGGAccaggctccagcacagcctgagGTGCGAGGGGCCACAGGGGCAACCGTGGGGTGAAGTCCCAGGGGCAACCACATCCCTCcgagggcagcagctgccctgtaCCCGCCCTGCCCGCCTCCCTGCCCGGCTCTGCACAGACACCCAAGGGTCAGGGGCTGCTCCACTTCTCCAGCTTTGCTTCTCAAAATAGAAAATCTCAAAACATCGGACTTTCACTTGGCTAAAAACAGCCGCCGGCGCCTGGGAGCTGGAGCCCAAGGAATGCTGTGCTCCGCTGTCCCTCAGCAGCCCCTTCCAGGGTGGGTGCAGCTTGGCCATAGGGGCAGGGGGCTGTAAGGGATTCGGGTACTCACAGTGGTGAGGGTCCCCAGGCCGACCCCACACCTGCTGGCCCTGTGCTTGGACGCTCATGGCATGAGCTTCGGGGCCAGCAGAGGCTCCCAGTGGAATTCTGCCAGGACAGGGACCTGGTGCTCACCCCCCCGGAGGCAGCTGATCTGGCAGCTAGAGCCACCCTGGCACCATCTGCGGAAGGAGCTGCCCTATCGCTGCTGCCTGGCTTCCTCTCCCAcggctgcttttctccttttcaccATTAAACAGCACTTTGCTCCTAAAAATACCCAGGGAGATGAGGGCACCCGATGGGGACTCAGCCAGGGAGAGGAGCTCTCCCCGAGGGGCTGGTGCCCCTTGGGGACCTGCAGTGCCCTGGCTCACACACCCTGCCCTCACCCTTGCCCAGCACGGCTGGAGCCGACCTGGGGATCAGGCACCATCCCTCCTCCTGAGCATGAGTGTGCAGCtccaggatgctgcagggcaggaggggccaGGAACCAGCTGGAGTCAGGGCATGCAGGGACCCTCCTGCTTGGGCAAGTAGCTGTCGATGCATCCAGTCTGTGCTGGCATTAGGGCAACATCTGAACCACCAAAGGGAGCTTCAGGCTGATGTCCAAAACATCAAATCCCAAGGGCTGGACAGAGTCTGAGAGCACTCTTTGCCACAGGCACTActggggggctgtggtgctCCAGGGAGAGCTCCCCCACCGAGCACCTCCTGCTGCATCGCTATCCAGCACATCGCCCTTTCCACAGTAGATGGGTCGAGCAGGTCACTCCATATCTCCACAGCAGCCATTTCCATTCCAAGTTTGTACAAAGTCTGTTTTATCTGCCACAGCGTTATCCTTATTCCTGCCCTGCTTGCGAGCAGCTGTGACTGCAGTACCACCGGGAAAGCAGCTCCCCTTGAAGTGATTACTCCTGCCCAATTGCAGCACCTGCGCCTGTCTGCCTGGAATTGCATCCTGCATTTTCAGGCCGTTTCTTCAATTTCTCaacattattttgatttattccCCTGATAGGCTTGGGTTTGGAGCCCTCTCCAGCCATGTTCCCCCTGCAGACCTAAAAATCAGAGTGCAAGTTCCACCCACCGGGGTGCCACCAGCTCCGTTGGGGATGCCAGTACCCCCCCGGACACTTGTGCTGCTCTGGTAGCCCCTTGTGGCCAATGGCTTGCTGGTGGTGGGAATGGTGCTACAAAACATCAGctgggagaaaacagaaagtagCAACCTAAGGGTTAAATGTGCAAATGCACGGAAACAAAGTCATTGCATTTGaagcttaaaataaacatgtgccacctttaaaaggaaagcaggtctaaaagaagaaagctgacAGTGTGAGCTCATGCCTCATGGCAAAGTGACACGGGAGATCACCTCTGAGGTATGGCAGGGCAAAGCATCCTCCTCCGTATTATCACTGTGGATTTGTAACCAGAAGACACAACACCTGATCTCCAGCAGATGCTGAAGGGCACAGCAGACAACAGCCAGTACCACATGCATGGACAATGAGTGcctgaaataatttgtgttaTTACCAGCATCGCTACAGCCTGAGGACATGAGGCCCTCCCCTCCTGCTCACTAGTACAGCTCAGCCAAGGAGTGCTTGGGGGCTCAGGATGGTCCTCACTGACAGAGGCTGGTGGAGGGACCTGCCCATCACCACATGCTCCTCCATGCCCTGGCCACCACCAGCCTCACACCCAGGGCAGCTCACTGCCAGTAGCCACCACACACGAGGGAGGCATCACCCGTGGGCTGGGACGAGAGATGGAAGCCATCAGTAGGCAGAGGCTACACCCACGTCCAAAAGCCACAAGGAGCAGAAAGCAGGGCAGGCACAACTTGCTGACAGGTAAGAGGGTTAATGACTGATTTCACACACAGAAGCATTAAGCCAGGCAGGTCATTGGCAGGGCTGATAAATCAAGGGATGCTTgagagctctgcagagaaatCAACGACTGacttgctgcagagcaggcagggagaggttCCTACACCACAGCCTGTCTTCAGACAGGGTAAGGGCATGGCTAATTAAGAGTATCGgtaaaaaaaggagcaaattatCAGAGGGAAGAAGCCTGCGGGACCATCAGCACTCACTCAAGAGCTCAAATACCCAAACAGCACATGAGCAGCCACCAGGCTCAGCCCCAGAGAAGGACAAGGCTGGTGGCGCTGCACGCCCCTGCCAAGGGCACCAGGGGATGAGGAAGCCTCAAACCTCCATGGCAGCAGTGACCAGGGAGCCTGGGCACAGCACCAGAGCTTGCATCACCCACCCTGCAACACAGGGATTGACCAACACCGGACACGCCAGTGCTTGGAAGATTTTACTGAGGCCATCACGAACACAGGGCCAGGCTACAACGAGGGGGAAATACCCCCCCGAAATATATAAACGCTGCTAACGAGAGCACGACAGCGCCGAGACGCCGCCCGCCCTCGCCCAACCACTACCCatcccccctgtcccccctccACCGCTACCCGCCCCCGCACTCTAAAGCATCCCCGCGCAAGCGCTCCATTATAAAGAGCGGCTCGGCCCGCCCCCTGTGGAACGTCCCTATCACGACCCACTGTGCAGCGGAGTGGCAGCTTTTTACCCAATCACATGCTAAAGGAGGCGGGACTCTTCCTGCCTTAGGCACCGTAGATGCTCGCCCAATCTGGTCCCGGTGAGGTGTGTGCTCTCTCTGAGAGTGACATCTCGTCCTCCAATCAGCACCTACTCCCTCTTCCCGGCAGGGCTTCGCCAATGACCGCCGAATGACGCGCGCTTCtcgctgcccgccccgccctcCCACACCCCCGCCCGCCTCGGGGCCAACGGGAGGGCAGCGGCGCGGCGGAGGGGGCGAGGCTTCCTAGGGGGCTGAGCCAATAGGAGGGCGGCGCGGGAGGAGCGTGGGCAGGCATTGGCGGGCTGGGCGCGGGTGGGCgaggcgcggcggcggcggggggcggtggcggcggcggcggcggcggggcgcgaGCTgagcggcggggagcggcgcggagccgggcgggaggcggccgcgccgccggggcccATGGAGCTGGAGAACATTGTCGCCAACACCGTCCTCCTCAAGGCCCGCGAAGGTGAGCGGCAGCGCTGGGCGGCCGCCGGTGGCCGGAGCTGGGCGGGGGGCCGCGGGGAGGCGGCAGGCCCGGGGCggcggtggggcgggcgggcccggggcgggccggCCGGCCGCGGAGTGAGCCCAGGGCCCGGGACGTGCCGGCCGGCCGGTGGCCTGAGCCGGGAGCCCGCCGAGCCGCCTCTGGGAGCGGTGCCCgcctccccgggctgcaggctgcaggctcCGGCTGTGCCTGGCCCCGGGACTCGGCCTCGGGCTCTCTCTCCTGGCGGGTCTCGGCGTCGGCCGCCCGCGGCGCCCTGGGCGCGGGGTAACGGCGCGGGCTGGGCACATGCCGCCCGAAGCGCTGGGCTCTGCATGCAGCCCCGGCGCTGGGCGCTGCtgcgggcggccggggcagcTCCGCACCCGCCGTGTGCCGCCCCCGGCGGGGGAgagcccgcccgccgccccacCGGCTGCCAACGCCCGGTAGCCCCCGCCTGCTCCCCCAGCGCTGGCGCCCTTCACCCTTCGGGGGGCG comes from the Falco peregrinus isolate bFalPer1 chromosome 8, bFalPer1.pri, whole genome shotgun sequence genome and includes:
- the LOC101915995 gene encoding alpha-2C adrenergic receptor-like, with the translated sequence MEPASAFPNASGNSSDTSSAPHSPAATGLILLAALAILLATLVGNALVVVAISTSRALRAPQNLFLVSLASADILVAVLVLPFSLANEVMGYWYFGGLWCSLYLALDVLLCTASIGHLCAISLDRYWAVTRAARLNLRRSPGRVKGMIGAVWAAAALVALPPLLQARPVGQKCQLSQETWYVLASCAASFFAPCLVMVTVYCRIYHLTARRTAALLAPHSPRPAGTGKKGTGLRMPGWRRQSQHQSVLLCRRRLVQAQERRFTVVLAVVMGTFVLCWFPFFFTYSLGAVCGEGCRVSKPLFSFFFWIGYCNSSLNPLIYTLFNRDFRAAFRRLLAVPRWHRT